The following proteins come from a genomic window of Miscanthus floridulus cultivar M001 chromosome 2, ASM1932011v1, whole genome shotgun sequence:
- the LOC136540136 gene encoding uncharacterized protein isoform X4 codes for MYVQIVQNLGFSLLPSVLSCDPGLCGSWHKAVVIGIQENARTVRYTDFIDENGSPLVENVQVSDAIDGKSSMPEQVIRGNVRPMCPHQRLQVSHASYGLCVDALIEGSYWEGVIADHAEGSMERKVIFPDEGDECTIEVDQLRLTQDWDEVTGKWKPRGIWLFLQMILSHEERDGLPVSVRQIWFDLRSKPSFKTDAKMWMRGTEEFWERSLADLIAELWSLCGKPTLDGYQVEAVFQKDKVETTVLDKLDPSQALSEYISCYRNNNRKNALIKKELAKQHLKSLGWTFLDDHPKNKFYISPDGKRFPSFLGACQACLAAKEANDCQDDYTENLHLDSISVVHKNACYNPMRMDLALIKNKSNDKWITTPGSWELVQLDAEFSPQIVSLLASYQDGTTVLQRSIDRTLSVKLKKHLLALGWSIKFRTDEIMLGNGHHRHIPRYRYESPDGKTYVSIIQVICSLIVGGVKQDIITDRHNYQTAPKGFHSTVSTDLARLSKRKRRDKSDALEKYIDYMEADKKNSRRRKLLRSNAKKFLKSAGWNFWLKQKSRNKLELRYDAPHGKSYNSLVAACKGYLEKGYQEDNDADIEIAHHGSADGSMHPSKLVALSGDSSKMQGMPVVDRCSNMFTLSAHHGKCRKRKSSSISSDRAQYLRSRHGQILSSEHRVRTVLSLLVKKKIVVPGYKVTYKQSDGPGIKEGSIFRGRIKCMCCNEIFTVENFEVHAGSSTPLPLAHMFLKDGMSLSQCLVEFMGGNKPRDPHPLHVRLKGKNSDLESDSICSVCHDGGDLLLCDNCPSSYHHDCVGLEVEAIPEGNWYCPSCRCSICNLSDYDPDTSQFTEKTIVYCDQCEREYHVGCTRNSDHQLICRPEGCWFCSRGCSNVFQHLQELMGKSVPTPIESVSCTILKFCRGNGSDHGDYDDEIMADHYGKLCVAVDILHECFVTIIEPRTQSDISEDIVFNRESELRRLNFRGFYTILLQKGGELVSVGTFRICGQKFAELPLIGTSSPYRRQGMCRLLINELEKLLLDLGVERLLLPAVPELLETWTCSFGFTVMSNSDRLELAGNSILSFQGTTMCQKILNVAHNISQDKSVPSMSNSERMGLAENMVVKKVFVPLTVEPDHQVDLTELVMEIENNSSKEGISSIDPLTSMPDPQVGLTVGPELVLVSQENKGEEGICFIDAPTCTPDPQVGLTMDIHEQPYVSAGADQCNQNCTSNITPNTASGLKYKFSGKCYERVKKGARPRNVWLRVSTK; via the exons ATGTACGTGCAAATAGTTCAGAATCTTGGCTTCTCGCTTCTGCCCTCA GTGTTGAGTTGTGATCCAGGGCTATGTGGCTCCTGGCATAAGGCTGTTGTTATTGGTATCCAGGAAAATGCTCGCACCGTAAGATATACTGATTTCATTGATGAAAATGGATCGCCCCTTGTTGAGAATGTTCAAGTGTCAGATGCCATTGATGGCAAGTCAAGCATGCCTGAGCAAGTCATTCGTGGCAATGTTAGGCCAATGTGTCCACATCAACGGCTGCAGGTATCTCATGCAAGCTATGGACTCTGTGTTGATGCACTCATAGAAGGTTCCTACTGGGAAGGTGTTATTGCTGATCATGCTGAAGGCTCTATGGAAAGGAAAGTCATTTTCCCTGATGAAGGTGATGAATGCACTATCGAAGTCGATCAGCTACGTCTTACTCAAGACTGGGATGAAGTTACAGGGAAATGGAAACCACGTGGAATCTGGTTGTTTCTGCAGATGATTTTGTCACATGAAGAGAGAGATGGTTTACCTGTGTCAGTCAGGCAGATATGGTTTGACTTAAGATCCAAACCTTCTTTTAAGACTGATGCCAAAATGTGGATGCGTGGAACAGAAGAATTTTGGGAGAGATCACTTGCAGATCTCATTGCTGAATTGTGGTCTCTATGTGGCAAGCCTACCCTAGATGGATATCAAGTGGAAGCAGTCTTTCAGAAGGACAAAGTTGAGACCACTGTCTTGGATAAGCTGGATCCATCCCAAGCATTATCAGAATACATCTCATGCTATCGCAATAATAATAGGAAAAATGCTCTTATCAAAAAGGAGTTGGCAAAGCAACACCTTAAATCTTTAGGATGGACCTTTCTGGATGACCATCCTAAGAACAAGTTTTACATCTCACCTGATGGTAAGCGGTTCCCATCTTTTCTAGGAGCATGCCAGGCGTGTTTGGCTGCAAAAGAAGCAAATGATTGCCAAGATGATTATACAGAAAATTTGCATCTAGACAGTATTAGTGTGGTGCACAAGAATGCATGCTACAACCCGATGCGCATGGATCTTGCCTTGATAAAGAACAAGTCCAATGATAAATGGATCACGACTCCAGGATCTTGGGAGTTGGTTCAACTCGATGCTGAATTTTCCCCACAGATAGTTTCTCTTCTTGCTAGTTACCAAGATGGCACTACTGTTCTACAGAGGAGCATTGACAGAACTCTGAGTGTGAAGCTGAAGAAGCATCTACTGGCATTGGGTTGGAGTATTAAGTTCAGAACTGATGAAATTATGCTAGGAAATGGCCATCACAGACATATTCCGAGATACCGGTATGAGTCACCTGATGGGAAGACTTATGTTTCTATCATTCAGGTAATATGCAGCTTGATAGTTGGAGGcgttaaacaagatataataaCTGACAGACACAACTATCAGACAGCACCAAAAGGTTTTCATTCGACAGTGTCAACTGACCTGGCAAGGCTCAGTAAACGTAAAAGAAGGGATAAATCTGATGCCCTTGAAAAATACATAGACTATATGGAAGCTGATAAGAAAAATTCCAGGAGGAGGAAACTGTTGAGATCAAATGCTAAGAAGTTTCTCAAATCTGCTGGGTGGAATTTTTGGTTAAAGCAAAAGTCTAGAAACAAACTGGAGTTGAGGTATGATGCTCCACATGGCAAGTCTTACAACTCTCTAGTGGCAGCATGTAAGGGTTACCTGGAAAAAGGATATCAGGAGGACAATGACGCAGACATTGAAATCGCCCACCATGGTTCTGCTGATGGTTCTATGCATCCATCAAAGTTGGTAGCACTCAGTGGCGATTCAAGTAAAATGCAGGGTATGCCTGTTGTGGACAGATGTAGCAACATGTTTACCTTGTCTGCACATCATGGAAAATGTAGGAAAAGAAAATCATCTTCAATTTCTTCGGACAGAGCACAATATCTTCGTTCAAGACATGGACAGATCCTTTCAAGTGAGCATCGTGTGAGGACAGTTTTGTCTTTGTTGGTAAAGAAAAAAATTGTGGTACCAGGGTATAAGGTTACATATAAGCAAAGTGATGGACCTGGGATAAAGGAAGGTTCCATCTTCAGAGGTAGAATAAAATGCATGTGTTGTAATGAAATATTCACTGTGGAGAATTTTGAGGTTCATGCTGGGAGCAGTACACCATTACCTTTGGCTCATATGTTTTTAAAGGATGGAATGTCCCTATCACAGTGTTTAGTTGAATTCATGGGTGGAAACAAGCCCAGAGATCCACATCCACTGCATGTACGCTTGAAGGGAAAAAATTCTGATCTGGAAAGTGATTCAATATGCTCTGTGTGCCATGATGGTGGGGATTTATTACTTTGTGACAATTGCCCATCATCTTATCATCATGATTGTGTCGGTTTGGAGGTAGAG GCCATTCCGGAAGGAAACTGGTATTGCCCATCCTGCAGATGCAGTATTTGTAACTTGAGTGATTATGATCCTGATACCAGCCAATTCACTGAGAAGACCATAGTGTACTGTGATCAGTGTGAACGGGAAT ATCATGTCGGTTGCACTAGAAATAGTGACCATCAGCTTATCTGCCGACCAGAAGGTTGTTGGTTTTGCAGCAGGGGATGCTCAAAT GTATTTCAACATTTGCAAGAACTCATGGGGAAATCAGTTCCAACTCCAATCGAAAGCGTATCTTGTACTATCTTGAAATTTTGTAGAGGGAACGGCAGTGACCACGGTGATTATGATGATGAGATAATGGCAGACCATTATGGCAAGTTGTGCGTTGCAGTTGATATTCTTCATGAATGCTTTGTTACTATTATCGAGCCTCGCACACAGAGTGATATTTCTGAGGATATTGTCTTCAATAGAGA ATCAGAACTCAGACGACTAAATTTTAGGGGATTCTACACAATACTTCTCCAGAAAGGTGGTGAACTAGTATCTGTCGGCACTTTTAG GATTTGCGGCCAGAAGTTTGCCGAGCTGCCTCTCATCGGTACAAGTTCTCCATACCGTCGCCAAGGAATGTGCCGACTTCTAATTAATGAACTGGAAAAG TTGCTTTTAGACTTGGGGGTGGAAAGACTTCTATTACCGGCAGTTCCTGAACTTTTGGAAACATGGACATGCTCATTTGGTTTCACAGTTATGTCAAATTCTGATAGGCTTGAGTTGGCAGGGAATAGCATTCTCAGTTTCCAGGGAACCACCATGTGTCAGAAGATTTTAAATGTTGCACACAACATTTCACAAGATAAAAGTGTTCCATCAATGTCCAATTCTGAGAGAATGGGGTTGGCAGAGAACATGGTGGTGAAGAAGGTATTTGTTCCATTGACAGTGGAGCCAGACCATCAGGTTGATTTGACTGAGCTAGTAATGGAAATTGAGAATAACAGCAGCAAAGAGGGTATTTCTTCAATTGATCCTCTGACTAGTATGCCAGACCCTCAAGTTGGTCTGACAGTGGGGCCAGAGCTGGTACTGGTTAGTCAGGAAAACAAAGGTGAAGAGGGTATTTGTTTCATTGATGCTCCAACTTGCACGCCAGATCCTCAAGTTGGTTTAACAATGGACATTCATGAACAACCATATGTCAG TGCTGGTGCAGATCAGTGCAACCAGAATTGCACTTCGAATATAACA CCTAACACAGCTTCAGGATTGAAATACAAGTTCTCAGGAAAATGCTATGAGCGGGTAAAAAAGGGCGCTCGCCCAAGGAATGTCTGGCTTAGAGTCTCGACCAAATAA
- the LOC136540136 gene encoding uncharacterized protein isoform X3, with the protein MPHRRLSSRNSDTAVSLLYVLSCDPGLCGSWHKAVVIGIQENARTVRYTDFIDENGSPLVENVQVSDAIDGKSSMPEQVIRGNVRPMCPHQRLQVSHASYGLCVDALIEGSYWEGVIADHAEGSMERKVIFPDEGDECTIEVDQLRLTQDWDEVTGKWKPRGIWLFLQMILSHEERDGLPVSVRQIWFDLRSKPSFKTDAKMWMRGTEEFWERSLADLIAELWSLCGKPTLDGYQVEAVFQKDKVETTVLDKLDPSQALSEYISCYRNNNRKNALIKKELAKQHLKSLGWTFLDDHPKNKFYISPDGKRFPSFLGACQACLAAKEANDCQDDYTENLHLDSISVVHKNACYNPMRMDLALIKNKSNDKWITTPGSWELVQLDAEFSPQIVSLLASYQDGTTVLQRSIDRTLSVKLKKHLLALGWSIKFRTDEIMLGNGHHRHIPRYRYESPDGKTYVSIIQVICSLIVGGVKQDIITDRHNYQTAPKGFHSTVSTDLARLSKRKRRDKSDALEKYIDYMEADKKNSRRRKLLRSNAKKFLKSAGWNFWLKQKSRNKLELRYDAPHGKSYNSLVAACKGYLEKGYQEDNDADIEIAHHGSADGSMHPSKLVALSGDSSKMQGMPVVDRCSNMFTLSAHHGKCRKRKSSSISSDRAQYLRSRHGQILSSEHRVRTVLSLLVKKKIVVPGYKVTYKQSDGPGIKEGSIFRGRIKCMCCNEIFTVENFEVHAGSSTPLPLAHMFLKDGMSLSQCLVEFMGGNKPRDPHPLHVRLKGKNSDLESDSICSVCHDGGDLLLCDNCPSSYHHDCVGLEVEAIPEGNWYCPSCRCSICNLSDYDPDTSQFTEKTIVYCDQCEREYHVGCTRNSDHQLICRPEGCWFCSRGCSNVFQHLQELMGKSVPTPIESVSCTILKFCRGNGSDHGDYDDEIMADHYGKLCVAVDILHECFVTIIEPRTQSDISEDIVFNRESELRRLNFRGFYTILLQKGGELVSVGTFRICGQKFAELPLIGTSSPYRRQGMCRLLINELEKLLLDLGVERLLLPAVPELLETWTCSFGFTVMSNSDRLELAGNSILSFQGTTMCQKILNVAHNISQDKSVPSMSNSERMGLAENMVVKKVFVPLTVEPDHQVDLTELVMEIENNSSKEGISSIDPLTSMPDPQVGLTVGPELVLVSQENKGEEGICFIDAPTCTPDPQVGLTMDIHEQPYVSAGADQCNQNCTSNITPNTASGLKYKFSGKCYERVKKGARPRNVWLRVSTK; encoded by the exons ATGCCACATAGACGGCTATCAAGTCGCAACAGCGATACGGCAGTGAGCCTTCTTTAT GTGTTGAGTTGTGATCCAGGGCTATGTGGCTCCTGGCATAAGGCTGTTGTTATTGGTATCCAGGAAAATGCTCGCACCGTAAGATATACTGATTTCATTGATGAAAATGGATCGCCCCTTGTTGAGAATGTTCAAGTGTCAGATGCCATTGATGGCAAGTCAAGCATGCCTGAGCAAGTCATTCGTGGCAATGTTAGGCCAATGTGTCCACATCAACGGCTGCAGGTATCTCATGCAAGCTATGGACTCTGTGTTGATGCACTCATAGAAGGTTCCTACTGGGAAGGTGTTATTGCTGATCATGCTGAAGGCTCTATGGAAAGGAAAGTCATTTTCCCTGATGAAGGTGATGAATGCACTATCGAAGTCGATCAGCTACGTCTTACTCAAGACTGGGATGAAGTTACAGGGAAATGGAAACCACGTGGAATCTGGTTGTTTCTGCAGATGATTTTGTCACATGAAGAGAGAGATGGTTTACCTGTGTCAGTCAGGCAGATATGGTTTGACTTAAGATCCAAACCTTCTTTTAAGACTGATGCCAAAATGTGGATGCGTGGAACAGAAGAATTTTGGGAGAGATCACTTGCAGATCTCATTGCTGAATTGTGGTCTCTATGTGGCAAGCCTACCCTAGATGGATATCAAGTGGAAGCAGTCTTTCAGAAGGACAAAGTTGAGACCACTGTCTTGGATAAGCTGGATCCATCCCAAGCATTATCAGAATACATCTCATGCTATCGCAATAATAATAGGAAAAATGCTCTTATCAAAAAGGAGTTGGCAAAGCAACACCTTAAATCTTTAGGATGGACCTTTCTGGATGACCATCCTAAGAACAAGTTTTACATCTCACCTGATGGTAAGCGGTTCCCATCTTTTCTAGGAGCATGCCAGGCGTGTTTGGCTGCAAAAGAAGCAAATGATTGCCAAGATGATTATACAGAAAATTTGCATCTAGACAGTATTAGTGTGGTGCACAAGAATGCATGCTACAACCCGATGCGCATGGATCTTGCCTTGATAAAGAACAAGTCCAATGATAAATGGATCACGACTCCAGGATCTTGGGAGTTGGTTCAACTCGATGCTGAATTTTCCCCACAGATAGTTTCTCTTCTTGCTAGTTACCAAGATGGCACTACTGTTCTACAGAGGAGCATTGACAGAACTCTGAGTGTGAAGCTGAAGAAGCATCTACTGGCATTGGGTTGGAGTATTAAGTTCAGAACTGATGAAATTATGCTAGGAAATGGCCATCACAGACATATTCCGAGATACCGGTATGAGTCACCTGATGGGAAGACTTATGTTTCTATCATTCAGGTAATATGCAGCTTGATAGTTGGAGGcgttaaacaagatataataaCTGACAGACACAACTATCAGACAGCACCAAAAGGTTTTCATTCGACAGTGTCAACTGACCTGGCAAGGCTCAGTAAACGTAAAAGAAGGGATAAATCTGATGCCCTTGAAAAATACATAGACTATATGGAAGCTGATAAGAAAAATTCCAGGAGGAGGAAACTGTTGAGATCAAATGCTAAGAAGTTTCTCAAATCTGCTGGGTGGAATTTTTGGTTAAAGCAAAAGTCTAGAAACAAACTGGAGTTGAGGTATGATGCTCCACATGGCAAGTCTTACAACTCTCTAGTGGCAGCATGTAAGGGTTACCTGGAAAAAGGATATCAGGAGGACAATGACGCAGACATTGAAATCGCCCACCATGGTTCTGCTGATGGTTCTATGCATCCATCAAAGTTGGTAGCACTCAGTGGCGATTCAAGTAAAATGCAGGGTATGCCTGTTGTGGACAGATGTAGCAACATGTTTACCTTGTCTGCACATCATGGAAAATGTAGGAAAAGAAAATCATCTTCAATTTCTTCGGACAGAGCACAATATCTTCGTTCAAGACATGGACAGATCCTTTCAAGTGAGCATCGTGTGAGGACAGTTTTGTCTTTGTTGGTAAAGAAAAAAATTGTGGTACCAGGGTATAAGGTTACATATAAGCAAAGTGATGGACCTGGGATAAAGGAAGGTTCCATCTTCAGAGGTAGAATAAAATGCATGTGTTGTAATGAAATATTCACTGTGGAGAATTTTGAGGTTCATGCTGGGAGCAGTACACCATTACCTTTGGCTCATATGTTTTTAAAGGATGGAATGTCCCTATCACAGTGTTTAGTTGAATTCATGGGTGGAAACAAGCCCAGAGATCCACATCCACTGCATGTACGCTTGAAGGGAAAAAATTCTGATCTGGAAAGTGATTCAATATGCTCTGTGTGCCATGATGGTGGGGATTTATTACTTTGTGACAATTGCCCATCATCTTATCATCATGATTGTGTCGGTTTGGAGGTAGAG GCCATTCCGGAAGGAAACTGGTATTGCCCATCCTGCAGATGCAGTATTTGTAACTTGAGTGATTATGATCCTGATACCAGCCAATTCACTGAGAAGACCATAGTGTACTGTGATCAGTGTGAACGGGAAT ATCATGTCGGTTGCACTAGAAATAGTGACCATCAGCTTATCTGCCGACCAGAAGGTTGTTGGTTTTGCAGCAGGGGATGCTCAAAT GTATTTCAACATTTGCAAGAACTCATGGGGAAATCAGTTCCAACTCCAATCGAAAGCGTATCTTGTACTATCTTGAAATTTTGTAGAGGGAACGGCAGTGACCACGGTGATTATGATGATGAGATAATGGCAGACCATTATGGCAAGTTGTGCGTTGCAGTTGATATTCTTCATGAATGCTTTGTTACTATTATCGAGCCTCGCACACAGAGTGATATTTCTGAGGATATTGTCTTCAATAGAGA ATCAGAACTCAGACGACTAAATTTTAGGGGATTCTACACAATACTTCTCCAGAAAGGTGGTGAACTAGTATCTGTCGGCACTTTTAG GATTTGCGGCCAGAAGTTTGCCGAGCTGCCTCTCATCGGTACAAGTTCTCCATACCGTCGCCAAGGAATGTGCCGACTTCTAATTAATGAACTGGAAAAG TTGCTTTTAGACTTGGGGGTGGAAAGACTTCTATTACCGGCAGTTCCTGAACTTTTGGAAACATGGACATGCTCATTTGGTTTCACAGTTATGTCAAATTCTGATAGGCTTGAGTTGGCAGGGAATAGCATTCTCAGTTTCCAGGGAACCACCATGTGTCAGAAGATTTTAAATGTTGCACACAACATTTCACAAGATAAAAGTGTTCCATCAATGTCCAATTCTGAGAGAATGGGGTTGGCAGAGAACATGGTGGTGAAGAAGGTATTTGTTCCATTGACAGTGGAGCCAGACCATCAGGTTGATTTGACTGAGCTAGTAATGGAAATTGAGAATAACAGCAGCAAAGAGGGTATTTCTTCAATTGATCCTCTGACTAGTATGCCAGACCCTCAAGTTGGTCTGACAGTGGGGCCAGAGCTGGTACTGGTTAGTCAGGAAAACAAAGGTGAAGAGGGTATTTGTTTCATTGATGCTCCAACTTGCACGCCAGATCCTCAAGTTGGTTTAACAATGGACATTCATGAACAACCATATGTCAG TGCTGGTGCAGATCAGTGCAACCAGAATTGCACTTCGAATATAACA CCTAACACAGCTTCAGGATTGAAATACAAGTTCTCAGGAAAATGCTATGAGCGGGTAAAAAAGGGCGCTCGCCCAAGGAATGTCTGGCTTAGAGTCTCGACCAAATAA